The Eubacterium sp. MSJ-33 genomic sequence CTTCTATGTGTTCAAAGAGGAACCGGACGAAGAAGATGAGGATATGGTGACTTATTCAGAGATTGAAGACGAGAACGAATTGAAAGCAGTAATCAAGGTGTTTGATGAACTGCTTGAGGACATTGATTTGGAGGTTTAGTTTAGAATGAAACAAAAAAATAAGTCGGTAAAGATTATTCCGCTGGGGGGACTGGAACAGATTGGAATGAACATTACCGCGTTCGAGTATGAGGACAGTATTATTGTCGTGGATTGTGGACTTGCGTTTCCGGAGGACGAGATGCTCGGTATCGATCTTGTTATCCCGGATGTCACATACTTAAAGGAAAATGCAGACAAGGTAAAAGGTCTTGTGATTACGCACGGACATGAGGATCATATCGGTGCGATTCCGTATATAGAAAATGAAGTGAATATGCCGATTTATGCAACCAAGCTGACGATGGGGCTGATTGAGCATAAGCTTCGCGAACATGGGAATATTAACAATGTCAGAAGAAAGATTGTGACACATGGACAGATGATTACACTCGGTGCATTTCGGATTGAGTTTATCCGTACAACACATTCGATTGCAGATGCAGCCGCACTTGCAATCTATACACCGGCCGGAATCATTGTACATACCGGCGATTTTAAGGTAGATTATACACCGGTCTTTGGAGAGGCAATTGATCTTCCGCGATTTGGAGAACTTGGAAAGAAAGGTGTACTTGCTTTGATGGCGGATTCTACGAATGTGGAGCGTACCGGATACACACCATCAGAGAAGACGATTGGAAAAGTATTCGATCATTTGTTTGATGATAACAAGAATCATCGAATCATCATTGCGACATTTGCATCCAATGTTGACCGTGTACAGCAGATTATCAATTCTGCATACAAGTATGGCAGAAAAGTCGTAGTCGAGGGACGAAGCATGGTAAATGTTATTCAAACTGCTTCGGAACTGGGATATATTGATATACCGGATAACACGTTGATTGAGATTGATCAGATTAAGAATTATCCGGATGAACAGGTGGTACTGATTACAACCGGAAGTCAGGGTGAGAATATGGCAGCACTTTCCAGAATTGCAGCCAGTATTCATAAACAGATTACGATCAAACCGGGTGATGTGGTTATTTTCTCATCCAGCCCGATTCCCGGAAATGAAAAGGCAATCTTCAAGGTGATCAATGAACTTGAGATGAAAGGCGCACATGTAATCTTTCAGGATACGCATGTTTCCGGACATGCCTGTCAGGAAGAGATAAAACTGATGTATGCACTTACAAAACCGAAATATGCGATTCCGGTGCACGGTGAGTACCGTCATTTGAAGCGTCATGCAGAACTTGCAGTGGAAATGGGAATCCCGAAAGAAAATGTTAAGATTTTGTCTGCCGGTGATGTATTATCCATCGGAGAAGATACATTTGATGTGACAGGAAAGGTACAGGCACAGGGCATTCTGGTTGACGGACTTGGTGTTGGTGATGTCGGGAATATCGTATTGCGTGACCGTCAGCAGTTATCTGAGAACGGACTTCTGATTGTAGTAGTTACTTTGGAAGCCGGAAGCAGCCAGCAGATTGCGGGACCGGATATTGTATCCCGTGGATTTGTATATGTGCGTGAGGCGGAGAATCTGATGGATGAATGCCGGGATGTGGTGCAGGAAGCTCTGGATAATTGCCTGGATCGTGGAATTACGGACTGGGGCAAACTGAAAAATGCAATTCGCGATGCTTTGAGTGACTTCCTGTGGAAGAAGATGAAACGAAGTCCTATGATTCTGCCAATTATCACAGAGGTTTAATATGAGACAGGTTATTAACGAGAGCAAACAATTGAATGAACATATCCGGGCGTCCAAAGAATACCACACATATATCCGAACCAAACAGACGCTGCTGGAGAATGAAGAATTGAGCAGGCATTTACAGGAGTTTCGCACAAAAAATTACGAGCTTCAGAATCGTCAGGGTGTAAATCCTTACGATGACATGATAGAACTGACAAAGGAATATGACGAACTGCTGCACAACTCGGTTGTGAGTGATTTTTTACAGGCAGAACAACAGATTTGTAAGCTGTTGCAGCAGGTGTTTGATTCCATAGCAGAAGGATTGGAGTTTGATTACATCAATGAGTGAGAATGTGAAAAGAACAAATGGAACAGCAAAGAAAAAAGGCGGTAGGCGAAATGCGTCGAAAAAAGAAGACAATCTCCGCAAGGGATTGAAGAATTCTTCCGGGTTTATGTTCGGCCTGTTTGTCAATATACTGATTGTATTTTTGATTGTGAAGCTTTTTACATATGCCTTTAATTTTGCATATGGTGTGTTCGGAAGTGTTGCGTTCCATCCGGGCAGTCAGCAGTACATCGTGGTAGATATTCCGGCGGATGCATCTATTATGGAGATTGGAGAAGCATTGCAGGATGCAGAGATTATAGAAGACAAATATGTTTTCTATGCAAAAGTGAAAGTCAAGGGCTATGGTACCAAGATTACAAGTGGTCAATATCATTTGTCTGCAAGCATGACCTACGATGAGATATTGCAGATTATCTGTAATATCAATACGGTTGAAGATGATGAGGATAGTGAATAACGATGAATGAGTTTGCGAGAATTACTTCTTTTGTGCGTTCGATGGCGAAAGAAGACGCAGGAAAACTGGGTGAATTATATCGGGATGCCATACACCGTGGTGTGCCGGTGATCCGCCCGGAAGCAAGGGAATTATTAAAAACACAGATTCTGATACAAAAGCCGAAGCATGTTCTGGAGATCGGAACAGCCGTCGGCTATTCTTCTATTTATATGACAGGTTATCTGCCCAAAGACGCGCAGATTACAACTTTGGAATTAAGTGAAGCACGTGCGAATGAAGCAAAAGAGAACATACGCCTTTTTGGAAAAGAGAAGCATATACAAGTAATCTGCGGAGATGCGGCAGAGACACTCAAAGAACTGCCGGATGATACATTCGAGTTCGCGTTTGTAGATGCGGCGAAGGCACAGTATATTTATTATCTGCCGGATGTTCTGCGGGTATTGAAAAAAGGCGGCGTGATTGTGTCGGATAATATTCTGCAGGAAGGGGAAGTGTTAGAATCCCATTTTCTGGTAGAAAAACGAAACCGTACGATTCATGATCGTATGCGGGAGTATCTGCATGTAATCACACACGATGAGAGATTGGAGACCGCAATTCTGCCTGTTGGAGACGGCATGGCAATCTCGGTTGTGCGGGAAGCATGAAAGCATATAAAATATCAGAACAGACGGTATATGTATAGTTACACAGAGAAGTGAATGAACATACATATACAATGAAAGAGGATTAAGATGGATAAGTTACAAAAACCGGAATTATTGATACCTGCCGGGAGCCTGGAGGTTCTTAAGACAGCTGTTGATTATGGCGCAGATGCGGTCTATATCGGTGGCAAGAATTATGGACTCCGTGCGAAAGCAGGGAATTTTACAATAGAAGAAATGCATGAGGCTGCAGATTATGTGCACGCGCATGGTGCAAAACTGTATGTGACAGTGAATATATTTGCACATAATGATGATATTGAAGGAATCAGGGCTTATTTCCGGGAACTGAAAGAGGAAGGGCTCGAGGAGAAGATTGATGCATTTATCATATCGGATCCGGGTATCTTCACACTGTCGAAGGAGATTTTGCCCGGAATCGAGATTCATGTCAGCACACAGGCCAATAATACGAATTACCTGATTTATGATTTCTGGAGAAAACAAGGGGCGACACGTGTGGTTGCAGCGCGTGAGCTTTCATTAAAAGAAATCAAAACGATCCGGGAACACATTCCTGCGGATATGGAGATAGAGGCTTTTATGCATGGGGCTATGTGTATCTCTTATTCCGGAAGATGCCTGCTCAGCAGTTATTTTACAGGCAGAGATGCAAATCAGGGCGCATGTACACACCCGTGCCGTTGGAAATATGCTGTCGTGGAAGAAAAGCGTCCGGGTGAATATCTGCCGGTTGAAGAAGATGACAGAGGCACTTATATCTTTAACTCCAAGGATCTGTGTATGATCGAACATATTCCGGATATGATTGATGCCGGTATCAATTCCTTCAAGGTAGAAGGACGGATGAAGACGGCACTGTACGTGGCTGTTGTAACCCGGACTTACCGGGAAGCAATCGATGACTATTTCACATCGAAGGAATTATATGAGAGCAAGATGGAACATTACCGGCAGGAAATTGCAGCATGTACATTCCGTCAGTTTACAACCGGTTTTTATTATGGCAAGCCAAACGAGGAGACGCAGATTTACGACTGCAATACGTATGTCAAAAACCGCGTCTATCTTGGAACTGTCGAAGCGGTTATGGAAGATGGAAGCTTTGTCATCCATCAGAAGAACAAATTCTGTGTGGGAGATGCGATTGAAGTGATGGCGTTTGACGGAGAAAACATCGATGTGGAGGTTCTTGCGATTCGTGATGAACACGGCACAGAGATGGAGTCTGCACCGCATCCAAAACAATTACTTTATGTGAAAGTTTCACATCCGGAAAAAATACAAAAAGGTATGATTATACGCACAAGGCACTGCTAGATTTAAGCAGTGCCTTTTTTACATTATTAAAATGCTACAATTTGTAGCATTTTCCCAAATATCTTTACAAGCTGTTTCTGTTTATGATACAGTTTCTTTGTTGTCAAGAAGCGCTCGTTCATAGCGTAGTTTGGTAACAGTCTATTGATTTTATAATTTTCTATTCGGTTCTATGAATACAAATCATTACCCATTAACGATTTTAATTCACATGACAAATTTTTATTCTATGTTAGAAGAATTCATGTACACATCTATTTTAAGGAGGCAAATCTTATGACCAAAGAAACACAGAGCACATTCTATCTGACTGTAAGTGAACTTGAAGAAGCTATGAAACAACATAATTTATATGCAGACTACACCTTGCTTGACGAATCATGGAAGAAACGTTTTGATGATTACATGACCGGCAGGAAAACGATGCCGCTTACTTACGATCCATTCTTCAAATGCATGTTCCACCCAGACAAACATCCAGACTGGCTGTCACATCTACTCAGCGCAATTCTTGGAGAATCAGTTGTGGTGGAACAAATTCTTCCATCAGAGAATACAGCCGTATCTATTGATTCCTTGTTAATCATGGATATCGTTGTACGGTTAAGTGATGGTTCACTTGCGAATGTGGAAATCCAGAAGATTCCATACATGTTCACAGCCGAGAGGATTTCCTGCTACTCATCCGACCTTCTGATACGTGAATATTCACGTTTGAAGAAGAACAAAAATTTTAAATATTCTGACATGAAGAAAGTTTACACCATTGTTCTGTATGAGAAAACTGAGGGTGATTTTAAGAATCCAATGCTGCATGGTGCGTATATCCATCACGGCAAAATCCGCTTTGACACGAACCTAAAACTGAATCTTCTGCAGGAATATTTTCTGATTGCACTTGATGTATTCAGCCAAAACGGATATACTGATGATAATAATCCAGATGCTTCGGAAACAGAACTTATTGCAACGCATAACAATATTCCGGAGACTGGCTTGGTAACAAATGATTTAAGCATGTATTGTCTGGAAGGCTGGCTTTCCATCCTGACTGCCGAGACAATGGCAGATGTGACACGCGTGATCAGACGATATCCATGGAGTGAAGCAATATTCCGTGAAATGAGTGCATATGTAAACAACCCTGAGGAGGTGATTCTCATGTTTTCAGAAGCGTTAAAAATTGCAGATAAAAATACAGTGAAATATATGATCGAGGAACTGCAGGATAAATTACAGCAGACCGAAGATGAATTGCAGCAAGCAGAAGAAAAACAGAAGCAGGAAGCAGAAAAACGAAAACAGGCAGAAGCTGAATTGCAACATTCAAGGGAAGAAATTGCACAGTTGAAAGCTTTGCTGGCAAAGCAACGATAATTGACAGGGGTACCGATGTAGATGGTACCCCCATTTGCTTTTTTGCCACTGGATTTTGAATATGAGATTATACGCACAAGGCACTGCGAAGCTTAAGCAGTGCCTTTTTTTCAATTCGTGACACATAAGAACGGGAGATGTGGAGACGGTTCGAAATCTCTTTCTGTGTAAGTTCCCGGTTATCACACAGTCCATAGCGCAGAGTGATTACTTCCTGCTCGCGTGCGTCTAAAACTTCGGTGAAAATCTCGTTTATATTCCGCAGACTTTCAGACGTGATTACGTTAGATAATACATTTTCTTCATCCATTCGGATTACATCCATCAGGCTGATCTCGTTTCCTTCCCGGTCGGTTCCGATCGGCTCGTAGAGGGATATCTCCCTGGCTTCCTTGCGTTCCTGCCTTAGCCGCATCAAAAGCTCGTTCTCGATACAACGGCTGGCATACGTCACAAGCTTGGAACCTTTGTCGGTATCATATGTATTGATGGCTTTGATCAGCCCGATCGTACCTATGGATATCAGGTCTTCCGTAGAACGGTTCCCTGTCTGATATTTCTTGACGATATGTGCGACGAGACGCAGATTGTATTCTACAAGGATATTGCGTGCGGAAAGATCGCCCGCTTTTGCTTTTTGCAGATAATACGATTCCTCTTCGGGAGAGAGCGGGTGATGAAACGTCTGCATAGCTGCCCTCGCTATCCCTCTTTGTATATAGTATGACGAATGGTGCAAAATAGTGCTTTTCCAACATGGGAAAAGATGGTAATATGGAACTAAATTGGGAGAGGGTGAGGGAATACATATGTTAAATCTAAAACATGATATAAAGATTAATCTGAAAAATGAGAAAGAAGTGTTCCGGCTGATAAGATTGTTGATATTCACTTTTATATTGTCGGCAGCTTTGCTAGGTATATCCGACTATATATGGAATATGACACTGTATCGGATATCGGTCTGGATGGTGCCGTGGCTGGTCGCAATCCCGGCGATTATCAACTGTGTGGAACGAAAAGTAAATCTGAAAGAATTGCTTGGAAATCATATCCTGTTTCAGGTGCTTGTGGGAACTGCGATTGGAACTGCGATGGCGGTTATATGGGATATCGTGTATTTAATGATCGGAGGTATGAAGCCATTATATTATGATTTTTCAATAGGAATAAATGTGCAAAGGCTTGCCCGTTATATATTTGTGACAGGAATAACAGAAGAATTGATTTACCGGATAGCGATTATGGAACAGTTAGAAAAGGTGTTTGAAAAGAGGAAGGTTTTTGCACCTGTGACAGCAAATTTGTTGTTTGCGTTTTCACATCTGTTTCAACATGGCTGGGATAATGTGATTCTTACGCTGTTCGTTGGCGGAGTATTCACTCTATCGGCGTATAAGTGGAAACGTTGTGGATTTGTAATGCTTGCGGTGATGCATGGCATGTTTGACTTCATGACTCACTTTGTGACGGGATTGATAGTGACATTTACTTAAAAATAATTATATAATTGCAAGTGGTAATAATACCAAAAAATTGCTTTTTTTTTCATCTTTATTATGCTATAATTTATTTACTATATTATATTTATGAGAGGGTATTGCTATGCGGATAACTGGAGGAAGAAAGAAGATTCGTATAGGTGATTTGCTTGTTGAAGCGGGGGCTATTACGGAAGAAGAGCTTCAAGAGGCACTTGCCTATCAGAAGGAAAACGGTGGCCGAATCGGTAATGTCATCATGGAACTTGGTTTTATCAGCCAGGAACTGTTGATTACGGTACTTACGACCCAGATGGGAATTGACTACATCGAACTGAAGGCCTGCAAATTGGATGAAGATCTGTTGAAACAGATTCCGGAAAATCTGGTCAACAAATACAAGGCGATTCCGATTGGATATGACGAGGCAAATCCGAACATCCTGCGTGTGGCGATGGTTGATCCGATGGACTTAAACGCCATCGATGATATCGGTATCGCGATGAATACACAGGTAGAACCGTTGCTTGCGATGGAAGAAGACGTGATGGAAGCCATCGGTAAGTATTATGGAAACGCACAGGCGATGGAAGCAGCGGAACAGTATCGGAAGGAAATGCAGGAGAATGGCATGACCGATGCGGATCAGGATGCAATCAATGAAGATATTGAGAATTCGCCGATTGTACTCTTGGTAAAACAGATTATCGAAGGCGGTGTCAGACAGAGAGCGTCCGATATACATATCGAACCGTTGGAGAGCAGCGTTCGAGTCCGCTATCGTATCGATGGTGCGTTAAAACATGTTATGACATATGATATCGGACTTCTGGCAGGTATCAGTGCCCGTATCAAGATCATCGGCGGTATGGATATCGCAGAGAAACGTAAACCACAGGATGGACGTATCACAATCATGGTAGACCGTAGAGAATATGATGTCCGTGTATCTATCCTGCCGACTGTATACGGTGAGAAGACCGTTATGAGACTTACATCCAAGGATGGCCTGACGAAACCGAAGAGCGCCCTTGGATTTGGACCGAAAGAATTAAAAGTATTTGATGGTATCCTGAGCAACCCGCATGGTATTATCCTTGTAACAGGGCCGACAGGTTCCGGTAAATCAACAACCTTGTATACATCCCTAAGCGAGCTGAACACGGAAGATGTAAATATCATCACAGTTGAAGACCCGGTCGAGGCAAATATTGATGGTATCAATCAGGTACAGGTAAATGTAAAAGCGGAGATGACTTTCGCAGCAGCCCTTCGTTCTATCCTCCGTCAGGATCCGGATATTATTATGATCGGAGAGATTCGAGACGGTGAGACGGCACAGATTGCCGTGCAGGCCGCTATTACCGGTCACCTGGTAGTATCGACACTGCATACGAACTCGGCAGCATCAACGGTTACCCGTATTATCGATATGGGTATTGAACCGTATGTAGCAGGTGATGCTTTAGTAGGTGTGATTGCACAGCGTCTTGTTCGAAGACTTTGCAGCTCCTGTAAGCAGGCAAGACTGGCAGAACCGGATGAGAAGAAGATTCTGGGAGTAAAACCGGAAGATATGGATGATGATGTAATCATCTACGAACCGGTTGGATGCCCGCTTTGCGGTGATACCGGATATGCAGGGCGAATCGGTGTATACGAGATGATGCCGGTATCGAAAGAACTGCAGGCGGTTATCTCGAAGGGGGCGACTGCGGATGTTATCGAGAAGCAGGCACTGGCAGAAGGCATGCTTACCTTGAAGATGGGTGCGGCACAGCATGTATTGAATGGTATTACGTCAATCAGCGAGATGAAGAAGATTACATATGAGACGGGTGACGAGTATTAATAAAAAACTATAATGTAAGAAGAGGGAGACAAAAACATGATAGACATGAAAGAACTTTTGGCATTCGCGGTAGAACAGAATGCATCGGATATCCATATTGCGACAGGGATTCCGCCGAAACTCCGTATCAATGGCCGGCTGACAGAAGTAGAGTTACCGCCGATGACGCCGGCAGATGCGGCAGAGGCGATTGGGTCGACGATGCATGACCGTCACAAACAGATCTTGAAAGAGAGAGGTGAGGTCGACTTCTCCTTCTCATCTCCGGAGACAGGCCGATTCCGTGTGAATGTTTTCATGGACCGTGGCAATATGGCGGCTGCATACAGAAAGGTTGATACGATTATTCCAAGACCGGATCAGCTAGGTATTCCGGAGGCGGTCGTACAGTTATATAAGAAGAAAAGAGGTCTGGTACTCGTAACAGGTCCGACAGGTTCCGGTAAATCAACGACACTTGCTTCTATTATTAATAAAGCAAATGAAAACCTGACAGACCATATCATTACACTGGAGGATCCGATCGAGTATATCCACAAACATAAGAAGTCGGTTGTAAACCAGCGAGAGGTTGGTATGGATACGCTCTCTTATGCGAATGCTCTTCGTGCAGCACTTCGTGAGGATCCGGATATTATTCTGGTAGGAGAGATGCGTGACTTGGAGACAATCTCTACAGCAATCACAGCTGCTGAGACCGGACATCTGGTGTTTTCAACACTGCATACAATCGGTGCTGCATCCACGATCGACCGTATCATCGATGTGTTCCCGACACATCAGCAGCAACAGACACGTATCCAGTTAGCGATGATTCTGGAAGGCGTTATCTCGCAGGCACTGATTCCGACAGCAGACGGAAAAGGACGAGTAGCGGCATTTGAGGTCATGCTTGCCAGCCCGGCGATTCGAAGCCTGATTCGTGAGCAGAAGAACCATCAGATTCAGTCTACGATTCAGACAAGCCGTGCACAGGGCATGATTACATTGGATGATTTTATCTTAGATCTCTACAAGAGTGGTAAGATCACAAGAGATATGGCGCTTGTATACGCACAGGATCAGGTCGCAATGAAGAAACAGATGTAACGTTTGTGCATATTTCACAAAATTAAAATATTTTATTGAACTTTATTGCAAAAAACTATCAAATAGAGTAGTATCAGTATATAAATTGTTCATAAAATGTTCATTTTTTAGAAAAATAAGAGGGTCGGAGGAGTTAAGATGGCACAATACAATTATAAAGCCATGGACAAAAACGGCAAAGCGAAGAAAGGCTCAATCGAGGCAATCAATCCGGAGAAGGCAAAAGAAAAGCTGAAGTCTGAAGGTTTGATTGTACAGGAGATTAAGGAGCAGGGTGTCGCGAAAGCAGGCCGTGGCAAGAAAGTAAAGGACAAGGATCTCGCGGTGTTCTGTAAGCAGTTTGCATCTGTGCTGAATGCCGGTGTTACTATCATCAGTGCATTGGAGATGATGTCGGAGCAGTTGGAGAACAAGACATTGCAGCGTGCGTTACAGGAAGCACAGGCGTATGTACAGAAGGGTGGTACTCTGGCGGATGCGTTCAAGCTGAATCCGAAGGTATTCCCGCCAATCATGATCAACATGACAGCGGCCGGTGAGATGTCCGGTAATCTGGAGATCTGTTTTGAACGTCTGACAACACACTTTGAGACAGCAAATGCCTTACATTCGAAGGTAAAAGGTGCAGTTACATATCCTATTGTAATTTTGATCGTTGTTGTTGCGGTTGTAACAGTATTGCTGGTTGGTGTTATCCCGCAGTTTTCACAGATGTTTGATGACTTGGGTTCAGAACTCCCGGCAGCAACACAGATGCTTGTGAATTTAAGTAATTTCCTGCAGCATAAGGGGTATATTGTAGTTATTGTTGTTGTAGCATTGATCTTTGGATTGAAAGCGTTCGGCAAGACAGAAGCAGGTTCGCTGATGTATGCGAAGATTGGCATGAAGGCACCGCTTTTCGGTAACCTGACAGTGAAGTCTGCTGCA encodes the following:
- a CDS encoding ribonuclease J, with the translated sequence MKQKNKSVKIIPLGGLEQIGMNITAFEYEDSIIVVDCGLAFPEDEMLGIDLVIPDVTYLKENADKVKGLVITHGHEDHIGAIPYIENEVNMPIYATKLTMGLIEHKLREHGNINNVRRKIVTHGQMITLGAFRIEFIRTTHSIADAAALAIYTPAGIIVHTGDFKVDYTPVFGEAIDLPRFGELGKKGVLALMADSTNVERTGYTPSEKTIGKVFDHLFDDNKNHRIIIATFASNVDRVQQIINSAYKYGRKVVVEGRSMVNVIQTASELGYIDIPDNTLIEIDQIKNYPDEQVVLITTGSQGENMAALSRIAASIHKQITIKPGDVVIFSSSPIPGNEKAIFKVINELEMKGAHVIFQDTHVSGHACQEEIKLMYALTKPKYAIPVHGEYRHLKRHAELAVEMGIPKENVKILSAGDVLSIGEDTFDVTGKVQAQGILVDGLGVGDVGNIVLRDRQQLSENGLLIVVVTLEAGSSQQIAGPDIVSRGFVYVREAENLMDECRDVVQEALDNCLDRGITDWGKLKNAIRDALSDFLWKKMKRSPMILPIITEV
- a CDS encoding YlbF family regulator gives rise to the protein MRQVINESKQLNEHIRASKEYHTYIRTKQTLLENEELSRHLQEFRTKNYELQNRQGVNPYDDMIELTKEYDELLHNSVVSDFLQAEQQICKLLQQVFDSIAEGLEFDYINE
- a CDS encoding endolytic transglycosylase MltG yields the protein MSENVKRTNGTAKKKGGRRNASKKEDNLRKGLKNSSGFMFGLFVNILIVFLIVKLFTYAFNFAYGVFGSVAFHPGSQQYIVVDIPADASIMEIGEALQDAEIIEDKYVFYAKVKVKGYGTKITSGQYHLSASMTYDEILQIICNINTVEDDEDSE
- a CDS encoding O-methyltransferase, whose translation is MNEFARITSFVRSMAKEDAGKLGELYRDAIHRGVPVIRPEARELLKTQILIQKPKHVLEIGTAVGYSSIYMTGYLPKDAQITTLELSEARANEAKENIRLFGKEKHIQVICGDAAETLKELPDDTFEFAFVDAAKAQYIYYLPDVLRVLKKGGVIVSDNILQEGEVLESHFLVEKRNRTIHDRMREYLHVITHDERLETAILPVGDGMAISVVREA
- a CDS encoding peptidase U32 family protein encodes the protein MDKLQKPELLIPAGSLEVLKTAVDYGADAVYIGGKNYGLRAKAGNFTIEEMHEAADYVHAHGAKLYVTVNIFAHNDDIEGIRAYFRELKEEGLEEKIDAFIISDPGIFTLSKEILPGIEIHVSTQANNTNYLIYDFWRKQGATRVVAARELSLKEIKTIREHIPADMEIEAFMHGAMCISYSGRCLLSSYFTGRDANQGACTHPCRWKYAVVEEKRPGEYLPVEEDDRGTYIFNSKDLCMIEHIPDMIDAGINSFKVEGRMKTALYVAVVTRTYREAIDDYFTSKELYESKMEHYRQEIAACTFRQFTTGFYYGKPNEETQIYDCNTYVKNRVYLGTVEAVMEDGSFVIHQKNKFCVGDAIEVMAFDGENIDVEVLAIRDEHGTEMESAPHPKQLLYVKVSHPEKIQKGMIIRTRHC
- a CDS encoding PD-(D/E)XK nuclease family transposase gives rise to the protein MTKETQSTFYLTVSELEEAMKQHNLYADYTLLDESWKKRFDDYMTGRKTMPLTYDPFFKCMFHPDKHPDWLSHLLSAILGESVVVEQILPSENTAVSIDSLLIMDIVVRLSDGSLANVEIQKIPYMFTAERISCYSSDLLIREYSRLKKNKNFKYSDMKKVYTIVLYEKTEGDFKNPMLHGAYIHHGKIRFDTNLKLNLLQEYFLIALDVFSQNGYTDDNNPDASETELIATHNNIPETGLVTNDLSMYCLEGWLSILTAETMADVTRVIRRYPWSEAIFREMSAYVNNPEEVILMFSEALKIADKNTVKYMIEELQDKLQQTEDELQQAEEKQKQEAEKRKQAEAELQHSREEIAQLKALLAKQR
- the sigK gene encoding RNA polymerase sporulation sigma factor SigK codes for the protein MQTFHHPLSPEEESYYLQKAKAGDLSARNILVEYNLRLVAHIVKKYQTGNRSTEDLISIGTIGLIKAINTYDTDKGSKLVTYASRCIENELLMRLRQERKEAREISLYEPIGTDREGNEISLMDVIRMDEENVLSNVITSESLRNINEIFTEVLDAREQEVITLRYGLCDNRELTQKEISNRLHISRSYVSRIEKKALLKLRSALCV
- a CDS encoding CPBP family intramembrane glutamic endopeptidase, whose product is MLNLKHDIKINLKNEKEVFRLIRLLIFTFILSAALLGISDYIWNMTLYRISVWMVPWLVAIPAIINCVERKVNLKELLGNHILFQVLVGTAIGTAMAVIWDIVYLMIGGMKPLYYDFSIGINVQRLARYIFVTGITEELIYRIAIMEQLEKVFEKRKVFAPVTANLLFAFSHLFQHGWDNVILTLFVGGVFTLSAYKWKRCGFVMLAVMHGMFDFMTHFVTGLIVTFT
- a CDS encoding GspE/PulE family protein; protein product: MRITGGRKKIRIGDLLVEAGAITEEELQEALAYQKENGGRIGNVIMELGFISQELLITVLTTQMGIDYIELKACKLDEDLLKQIPENLVNKYKAIPIGYDEANPNILRVAMVDPMDLNAIDDIGIAMNTQVEPLLAMEEDVMEAIGKYYGNAQAMEAAEQYRKEMQENGMTDADQDAINEDIENSPIVLLVKQIIEGGVRQRASDIHIEPLESSVRVRYRIDGALKHVMTYDIGLLAGISARIKIIGGMDIAEKRKPQDGRITIMVDRREYDVRVSILPTVYGEKTVMRLTSKDGLTKPKSALGFGPKELKVFDGILSNPHGIILVTGPTGSGKSTTLYTSLSELNTEDVNIITVEDPVEANIDGINQVQVNVKAEMTFAAALRSILRQDPDIIMIGEIRDGETAQIAVQAAITGHLVVSTLHTNSAASTVTRIIDMGIEPYVAGDALVGVIAQRLVRRLCSSCKQARLAEPDEKKILGVKPEDMDDDVIIYEPVGCPLCGDTGYAGRIGVYEMMPVSKELQAVISKGATADVIEKQALAEGMLTLKMGAAQHVLNGITSISEMKKITYETGDEY
- a CDS encoding type IV pilus twitching motility protein PilT — its product is MIDMKELLAFAVEQNASDIHIATGIPPKLRINGRLTEVELPPMTPADAAEAIGSTMHDRHKQILKERGEVDFSFSSPETGRFRVNVFMDRGNMAAAYRKVDTIIPRPDQLGIPEAVVQLYKKKRGLVLVTGPTGSGKSTTLASIINKANENLTDHIITLEDPIEYIHKHKKSVVNQREVGMDTLSYANALRAALREDPDIILVGEMRDLETISTAITAAETGHLVFSTLHTIGAASTIDRIIDVFPTHQQQQTRIQLAMILEGVISQALIPTADGKGRVAAFEVMLASPAIRSLIREQKNHQIQSTIQTSRAQGMITLDDFILDLYKSGKITRDMALVYAQDQVAMKKQM
- a CDS encoding type II secretion system F family protein, whose amino-acid sequence is MAQYNYKAMDKNGKAKKGSIEAINPEKAKEKLKSEGLIVQEIKEQGVAKAGRGKKVKDKDLAVFCKQFASVLNAGVTIISALEMMSEQLENKTLQRALQEAQAYVQKGGTLADAFKLNPKVFPPIMINMTAAGEMSGNLEICFERLTTHFETANALHSKVKGAVTYPIVILIVVVAVVTVLLVGVIPQFSQMFDDLGSELPAATQMLVNLSNFLQHKGYIVVIVVVALIFGLKAFGKTEAGSLMYAKIGMKAPLFGNLTVKSAAATFSRTMATLMASGISLIDAVEQVAKMINNRIIREALLDAKVQISKGVPLSKPLRDCGIFPAMLPQMTRIGEETGNIEDMMDKVADYYEMEVNDATDALTAAMEPLIIVIMGVVVGGIVMAIYSPMLSMYDAVDSY